In Arthrobacter citreus, a genomic segment contains:
- a CDS encoding phosphoglyceromutase, whose product MTYKLILLRHGQSEWNEKNLFTGWVDVDLTDLGRAEALRGGELLVENDLLPDILYTSRLQRAINTANIALGAADRIWIDVKRSWRLNERHYGALQGKDKAQTLAEYGEEQFMLWRRSYDTPPPPLPDDSDFSQAHDPRYADLSQDELPRTECLKDVLERFLPYWESDISADIKTGKTVMIAAHGNSLRALVKHLDGISDADIAAVNIPTGIPLVYELDEDLKPVKAGGTYLDPEAAAASIKAVANQGKK is encoded by the coding sequence ATGACTTACAAACTGATCCTTCTGCGCCACGGCCAGAGCGAATGGAATGAAAAGAACCTGTTCACCGGCTGGGTGGACGTGGATCTGACGGACCTCGGCCGGGCCGAAGCCCTCCGCGGCGGAGAGCTGCTGGTGGAGAATGATCTGCTGCCGGATATTCTTTACACCTCCCGCCTGCAGCGGGCCATTAACACCGCCAACATTGCCCTCGGCGCCGCCGACCGCATCTGGATTGATGTGAAGCGCAGCTGGCGCCTGAACGAGCGCCACTACGGAGCCCTGCAGGGCAAGGACAAGGCGCAGACCCTCGCCGAGTACGGCGAAGAGCAGTTCATGCTGTGGCGCCGTTCCTACGACACCCCGCCGCCGCCCCTGCCCGATGACAGCGACTTTTCGCAGGCGCACGACCCCCGGTATGCCGATCTGTCCCAGGACGAACTGCCCCGCACTGAGTGCCTCAAGGACGTTCTTGAGCGGTTCCTTCCGTACTGGGAATCGGACATCTCCGCTGACATCAAGACCGGCAAGACGGTCATGATCGCCGCTCACGGCAACTCGCTGCGCGCCCTGGTGAAGCACCTGGACGGGATCAGCGACGCCGACATTGCGGCCGTGAACATCCCCACCGGTATTCCGCTGGTGTACGAACTGGACGAGGACCTCAAGCCGGTCAAGGCCGGCGGCACCTACCTGGATCCGGAGGCGGCCGCGGCATCGATCAAGGCCGTGGCCAATCAGGGCAAGAAGTAG